DNA sequence from the Methanosarcinales archaeon genome:
TGCTAACTCTGATCTAATATCCGAACTTATCGATGTAATGGAGAACCTTGAACGGGGGGTCGCAAGTGCAAGGGATTCTGATGACATTGAATCTGTAGTTAAGGGAATGGAGATGGTGTGCACCCTGTTAAAGGGTATACTTGAATCAAAAGGGCTGAGGCCCATTGAAGCAGCAGGCCAGAAGTTTGACCCTTACTACCACGAAGCAATGATGAAAACCCCTTCTGATGAATATCCGAATAATACGGTTATGGAAGAATTCCAGAGAGGGTACAAGATCAAAGACCGGGTTATACGTTATTCAAAGGTTAGTGTATCGGTTGATGAAAACAAAAATAATAATACGAATGCATGAATTTATCTAATTATATGAGGTGAATTAATAATGGCAAAGACAATAGGAATTGATCTGGGAACAAGCAATTCGGCAGCTGCGGCTATGATAGGCGGGCGGGCTACCATTATACCCAGTGCAGAGGGATCAAGTGTCGCTGGAAAAGCATTCCCGTCTGTTGTGGCCTTTACAGAGGATGGACAGAGGCTGGTGGGAGAGCCGGCGCGCAGACAGGCGGTTACAAATCCGGAAGGCACTATAATGGCCATCAAACGGAAGATGGGGACAGATTATAAGGTGACCATTCGGGGCAAGGATTTCAAGCCCCAGGATATTTCGGCTTTTATTCTTCAGAAGATCAAGCAGGATGCAGAAGCCTTCCTGAATGATAAAGTAGAAAAGGCTGT
Encoded proteins:
- the grpE gene encoding nucleotide exchange factor GrpE translates to MGKNEDTEIESSNSENPEMDKEIEATKKRADEYLDSLQHLQAEFDNYKKRVDKEKKDLIEYANSDLISELIDVMENLERGVASARDSDDIESVVKGMEMVCTLLKGILESKGLRPIEAAGQKFDPYYHEAMMKTPSDEYPNNTVMEEFQRGYKIKDRVIRYSKVSVSVDENKNNNTNA